Genomic segment of Chionomys nivalis chromosome 17, mChiNiv1.1, whole genome shotgun sequence:
AGAGAATTGTCTCAAAGTTTCAGACCGGCTGGGTTGTATggtaaatcattttttattatgGATCAGAACTCTATTTCattcataaattaataaataagattttaaaagaagaagagaataataataagaagataCGTAAATCACAAACCAGTACTTGAGAAATGCTTAACTCAAGCTTGGTGgtgtacacacctgtaacctgaaacaggacagcctgagctacccaACTATGTCCCTTCTGTGTTTTCCAGTCACCCTGTTCAGATCCCAGAGTCTTCTGAtaatccccctccccctcccccacaggtcCCTCCAACTTTCCATAGTAGCACTGCtttttttgctactgttttgacttgggtttttatttttttaagatttatttattaatatttttatgtgcattggtgttttacctgtgtgtatatctgtgtgaaggtgccagatcccctggaactggggttccAGATGCCTTATGGGTGCTGGTGCGAGGAATTGAACCtcttcttctggaagagcagtctctgcctttaactgttgagccctctctccagcccctgaaacagAGTTTCCTGTAGTCTAGGCTAGTCTCAGGCTTGCAATGGAGTcgagactggccctgaactcatgatcctcctttttttttttttttttttttgagtcggGGTCTCTCTgcgtagcctgtcctggaactctctatgtagaccaggctggccttgaattcggagatgcacctgcctctgcctctccagtgctgggattgcagacaggcaccactacacctggctcctTCCCCTGGTTTTTACCCAGCAGGTGGCAGCTGCCATGTCAACCTCCCTCATGCTTCCTATTAGAGGAGGGGCAGAAACATGGCAGGTTACCTGAGTCCCAGCTCTGCCACCTACCAGTGCTGTCACTCCCTCAAGACCCTTACCTGGAATCAGGGGTTACTGCTACCAACTTCCATTACCTCTAGACTCACTTAGAATAGCAGCAAGCCTCAGTGCACTGCTCTCTGTGATGGCTGAGCAGCCTCGCTGCGCATTGCCACACTCTCCGGGGAAACCTTCCACTCACCCTGCCACCTGCAGGGGCATGGATGTCTACTGTTTCCTTCTCAACAATCTGATGTTTTGTCCTGTTGTGGTACGAGGAATGAAGCCCAGGGCCTTATATAGGCAAGCTCTCCATCATCCCCTATCCCTTTACGACCTTCTTTTATTAAGACTTGATTGATGGAttgattttgagatagggtttcactacgcaggccagactggtcttgaactcacagaaatcctcctgtctcttccttccgtgtgctggaatcaaaggtatATACCGCCAGGCCAGCAcgtaatcatttttatatttatattatatatgtatttgtgagtGCACAcaaatatggaggtcagaagacaatttgcagAGTTTGCTAACATCTTCtgctatgtgagttccagggattgaactcaggtctttagtcTTAGCAGCAAGCAGCTCACAGGCCAGTCTTCTTTTCTCCTGTTTTACAAATGCGTCAGCTCACAGGCCAGTCTCCGTCACCCCTGTTCTACAAATGTGTCAGCTCACCGGCCAGTCTCTGTCACTCCAGCTCACCGGCCAATCTCGTCACTCCTATTGTACACGTGCATCAGCTCAGAGGCCAGTCTCCATCACCCCTGTTTTACAGATGCGTCAGCTCACCGGTCAGTCTCTGTCACTCCTGTTTTACAGATGCGTCAGCTCACAGGCCAGTCTCTGTCActcctgtttctttcctttgcatCACACTTAGGTTCTATCCCAATCTTCTCAGCTATTGGTTGCAGAAAGGGCTATGCATGGTGCTGTGCAGAGTTCTAGGACCCCCAACCAAGGACACGGGAGACACTGCCTCTTTCCAGCTTGCATGAAGGCCAGTCACACCTGCTGCTACTGCATGTTCTTCCAAGCGCCAGCTCTGGTTTTCTAGGTACTTAAAAGGCAATCTCTCCAGGTTTGCCTGTAGTTCTGCCAGATCTAGAGGCAGCAGGAAAAAGTATCAGTCACGGCAAATTTACTACACAATTTTAAGAACGGCTCCTTGGCCATTCCACTGTCCCTTTTCATCCTCTTCTCTGCAGACTCAATCTTAGTACCACATTGCCAGTGATGGACACCAAAGCTAAGACAGTTTGCTTTAGAGTATGTCATTTCTTGGTGTGGTGgagtatgtctttaatcccagcactcaggaggcagagacaggtggatctccgggagtgaggccagccaggtctacagagtgagtttcaggacaagttCACTGGAGttcaggaagggaggggaagaagagaacatGAGATCTGGCAAAGTCACCCTAGTGAAGGGGGCTGGAGTGgagagcagaggccatggaagctCCTAGAATGTCTTCTCTCAGCTTCAGCACCCAGAGAACTCTAGCAGGCATGCAGGTACTCCTCAGCACCTGGAAAACTCTAGCAGGCATGCAGGTACTCCTCAGCACCTGGAAAACTCTAGCAGGCACGCAGGTACTCCTCAGCATTAACTCCTCTGATACGAACAACCGAGGCAATAATACTGAAAGTGCCCCCACACTCCCACTAAAGGGGAGCATGCCCAAATGGAGCCCTCAGAACCCCACCCCAACTCTGCTGCCCACAAACTGCCCTAGGACTTCAACAGGGAGGGCAGCCCTAGAGAGTTCTGAAGGTCCTTCCTCAGTGCCCCTGCTCCCCAGCTGCACTTGAGGCTGCACATTTTGCCTTCCTGTCCCCCCAGGCTCTCTCCAGTCTACCCAACTATACTTCCTGACTCTCTAGAACCCTACTTTATGTTATTATAGACAAGATATCCTGGtggcctaggctggcttcaagtTCCCTATGTATTTTGGAtgcctgatcctcctgcatccgTCACTCAGGGCTTCCCGACAGCTAACCAAGCATTCTGCCATCCCAGCTACACCCAGCCGTGAttgtacttgtttgttttgttaggcGGGTACTCACACAGCcgaggctagcctgaaactccaAATCCTCTCGCCATCACCTCTTTCTGCGCTGGCATCACAGGTtcgtgccaccatgcccagctcatccTTTTCAATAACGGTTTAAAGCCCAAATCATCTACTGAGTTCCCCCTCCAAGTCCATTCTACACCAAACGCATTTTACCCAAAGTTCCACCTCCTTGCTCCAGGTCTCGGAGTGTTGCCAAAACCCCTTCCTCTAAGGAAACCGGATCGCCTTGCCCCTCTAACACCATTTTCCCCCAACGCTGAGTCACTTCAAGGAGAGGCTCAGGTTGGGTGTGACgtcacctgcaatcccagcactctaagaGGATCAtaaatttggggccagcctgggctacagtttGAAACTGTCTCAAACGGAATAAATAATCATAGGACAcactcctttgatcccagctctcCCAGAGGCCCACAGGCTGATCCCTGAGTTGAAGAAAGATGATGGAACCAGCCTTGCACTCACAGTAGAGACCCCACCACACAGACCTGGAATGACATTCTGAAGACCCTCCACCCCCATTCCCCTCATCCTCCAccccagctcctctcagggctGGGCCAGGGAAATACCCAGACTGATAACAATCTCTAGGCATTCTGACTCCAGACCCTCACAACGCTAATCCTCTAATCTCCCACTATCTAGTCTGCACAGAGCGTGGCTCTAGCCCTTAAAAGGAGAGTGTGCCTACGTGCGAGGAGGACGACCCCGCCCACCCCACAGTCACCACCGAGCTTTCTCCCAGTTAAACTTGCATTGCAGGTTTCCTCCccctcacaccccccccccccggcggGACAAGGGAATGTAGGGCCTGGGGGAGGGAACCACTTCCTttaccctcctcccctctccccccctcaCCCCACCGCTCAACCCCTCTCTTTTCACTCTTTGTTCTCAGCGCTTCTCGGCTGACCGCTCacgcctctccctctccccagcttGGTTCCGCTGCTACCCCAGTCCCTTCTCTCCTTGACCCCACCCACAGGCCAGAGGCCCAGCCCTAGGGATCTTGGAAGGAAACTatgtccccccacacacacacaccccacccccgccccacgCGCCCCTCTCCCCAGCGCGCCCACTGTCAGGCTGAGTTTTTAGGCCCGATCACAGAGGAATCCGGAACTGCGGGGAAGGGGCAAGCTCGCACTGGACTCCTGCGGTCGGTATTTGCCCCATGCTGCAAGAGGTCAGGAATGCAACCGGCTACGTTAGCTAAGTGAGACGAGGAGACGTTGCAGCTCTCCGGCCCCAGTGCAAACTTACCCACCACAGAAGGGCCAGCGCTTCAGGGGTGGGGCAAGATCAGAGCAGGATTTACCAAGGGGCTTAGAGAAAAATCCTAGGGTCCTGGAGTCACTACTGAAAAAACTCAAAAGTTCCCCAGTGGTCCTCCATGATTTGAGGCCTCCTGGAGTCCCTCCTTATACCCTCCTGAGTGAGGCCTTACTTTGCAGTAAGTAAATCCTATTTGTTTAAGGAGCATTGTGATTAACAATCCCATGCTTCGCCTACAAGAAGACTAGACAGGCAGTTGTTGGCTTTTGCCCTccccaaagaagtgaaaaaaaaaaaaaaaaagctcagttAAGTGACTTTCTGAGGTCACCCAACCCGCAAAGTGCCCAAGATGGACAACTtgaagcttaaaaaataaaacagcagaacCTGTTCATAGAACAGTTGTGGAACTCAGTGGGagaatttgtaaaattaaaagccCCTTTCACTGGCTGGAATCTCCAACCCCCAAGAAGCCTTCATGCAAAGCCAGTGGGCATTTGTATGTTAGTTTGCATTCCATTTGCCTGGCTGTCTCTGGCAACGCCCAGCCTCCACAGCCAGCTCCCGGGGTCCTCCAGGGTTTTCCCGTCCAGAGGAGGTAGGCTTGGAACAATCCGTTCACACCCTGCCTCCGCCTGATCTGCTGACCTGGGCTCATTCTAGGCCCCTGTCTCTCCctgttttactttccttctgCCCACAGAGTCAGTTCAGCTGGTCGCTCGATAAGGATCAATAAGTCCACTCCAGAGCAAAGAGCACGGCCGTTTGTGTGACAGATCCCAGGGCCCTCGGGGTTTGTCCATCTTCATTCAGGGGTGGTCACGCAGCTGGTGGGGGCTGGGGTGTTGCACAAGTTTGGGGGTTTCTCCAAGGAACAAGATGGAAATTTGGAGATCGTTATGAAGACTGACCAGGAAAGATAGAAGGcccagggagcaggaggaggggccaGTGTGAGCAGGGGGGGTGGGGGAATAGAGAGAAAAGCCATCTGGTTCAAGCCTAGCCAGGTGTTTCTATGCATCTGTCTTCTCAGATCCCAGCCTATCCAGACACAGTGTGGTCTGTAGGACAGACAGTGCTCTCTTTTCCCTGCTTTTTTCCCCATGGCTACTAGAAAGGGCGTGACACACAGTCAGTGTCCAGCAAATACTGGTTAAATTGTAAGTGCTATTGGGCTGGGGGTGTACTCAGAAAGGAGAGTGCTGATGTCAAATATGAGGCCTTGAGTTTGATCCTCTGCACCCCATAAACTCTGTGTGATATCTCATGCCTGTGATCACAggaacaggaggatcaggggctgaaggccatccttggctacatagaaagttcaagaccagcctgagctacaaagggTGTTCAGAGACAGTACAGGAGCTAATTAAGGAAATGTGTTCCGAGGAAGTGCGTTCCTGTGTTTTGAGAATATAAATTTCCATAGTTCCACACATACACGTGTTTAGCAATGGACAGAGCCACAGCACTGTCTGGAAACCCAGGACCGTGAGACCAGAATGTGAAAACCAAGAGACCTGGAGCGCTCAGGATcgtatttctcttcctctttatttatttatcatttttttatgtgaacggggtgctttgcctgcatgtgtgtctgtgtgagggtgtcgggtaccctagaactagagtttcagacagttgtgagctgccatgtgggtgctgggaattgaaccctggtcctcttagAGGAACAATCAATGTTCTCAATCATTGAACCAGCCCTCCAGccactctcttcctcttcttgagCTCCCAGCTTTTCTTCCCCAGGACTCCTGGGGCTCCAAGGCTGTCCTCCGACTTAAGCTAAGAACACTCTACAAAATCTTCGCCCTAGTGGACATCTCTTCTAACTGTACGAAGGTATTAAAAGCGCTATATCCTACCCTAAAAAAGCAAAGGCTAACACCACCTGTTATCCTTCGTGCCCCTAATGAGCCACCCCCTTCCTGGGCGCTGAGGGCAGCATACAGTGCTTCCCAGCACGTGATGGGGCCAAGAAGGGCTGCGACCAGGTAGGTCACAGGAGTCGCGCGCTCTTGGCGCCCGCGGCtccgggggcgggggcggggcctgcAAAGAAggtcccctcctcttttccttcagcGATATAACCGGTCGAGGGCTGCCACTCTCTACGGCCGTCGGAACCCCTGTCCCGGTCTCTTGCTTCGCTCTCCTCTCCAGACAACATGAGCTTCACCACCCGCTCCACCACGTTTTCCACCAACTACAGGTCCCTGGGATCTGTGCGGACGCCCAGCCAGCGGGTCCGGCCTGCCAGCAGCGCGGCCAGCGTCTATGCAGGTGCTGGGGGCTCCGGTTCCCGGATCTCCGTGGCCCGCTCCTCAAGCGTCTGGGGTGGCTCCGTGGGGTCTGCAGGTCTGGTTGGGATGGGTGGCATCCAGACCGAGAAGGAGACCATGCAAGACCTGAACGACCGCCTGGCCAGCTACCTGGACAGGGTGAAGAGCCTGGAGACCGAGAACAGGAGACTGGAGAGCAAAATCCGGGAACATCTGGAGAAGAAGGGGTCCCAGGGCGCCAGGGACTGGGGCCACTATTTCAAGACCATCGAGGACCTGAGGGCTCAGGTAAGGGCATGGGGGGAGGAGCCATTCTGGTCATCCAGTGCCCCCCACCccgaaaaaaaaatttaatgtgtgTGAGTGGTTGACCCCTTCCGCTCTTTTCACATCCGTTCCCACTCTGGGACGAAGTTAGGAGTACTTCGGATTCCCACCCACAACCTAGGAATTCCAAGGGTAGTGGCTACACACGGGAGTTGGCTTCCCCCACAGGGTGTAGTGGGAAGGGAACAGTATTGagaatctcaaaaaaagaaaaagaaaaaaaaaagagccataaATTGGACCCAGacactcatttcttttttagtgGGGACAGTTACAGGGTTAAACGGATGTAGCTAAGGCTGAGTCATCTAGAGGTAAACAGGAGGCTACCTGTGGGAGGGGCCaatcgggggtggggtggggtgggaggccCAGAACAGGGGCTTAACAGGTGCACCTGGAGAAAAAGCTGGGaaagggtgggaggggagagttGTTAGAAGCTGCCCCTTTGTAGGCCGGATAGAACAGGCCCAGGCAGAGGGGCAAGGTGCCAGGATCTAAGAATCCAGGAAGGGAGCGGAGGCACAGGTGGAAAGGGTAGCTGGGAGCCCTAGCCTCTGGCGGTTCCGGAGACTGGGACGGATTCACTGAAACGgaaggagtctctctctctctctctctctctctctctctctctctctctctctctctctctctctctcacacacacacacacacacacacacacacacacacacacaacctggcACTCTCACCGCAATCTTATGCTTTAATCCATCCAGATCTTTGGGAATTCTGTGGACAATGCCCGCATCGTCCTGCAGATCGACAATGCTCGTCTTGCTGCTGATGACTTCAGAGTCAAGTAAGTCTAAGGCTGCAGCTAGAGCGAAGAATGGTCTGCTCCAGGGCCtaagtggggtgggtgggggttcCTTGCAGAGGCTTATTCAGGTGAGGGTCCATTGAGTGGTCATTCAACTATTAATTCATGTAGCCCAGTTTAAGCCTACTGCTCCTCACAGTCAAGAATGATGCCTGACCCAGGCAACTGGTTTGCGATGGGTGCAAGGCTAGTCTAGGGAGGTGGCACTGTCGGCTGGGGCCCACTGATCACCTCCACCCCTTCAGGTATGAGACAGAACTGACCATGCGCCAGTCTGTGGAGAGTGACATCCACGGACTCCGAAAGGTGGTGGATGATACCAACATCACGAGGCTGCAGCTGGAGACAGAAATCGAAGCCCTCAAGGAGGAACTGCTGTTCATGAAGAAGAACCATGAGGAGGCGAGTGGGGCTGCTGTGAGGCCAGGCTGCCCCAAAAAGCAGCCTCGCATGGAAATGAGAACCACGAGCCTGGGTTATCAGCCTGCTCTGATTCAGAGCAAACCCAATGGATCACACATGTTCTGTGTCTCACCCAAGTTAACCCACATTATCTTGACCTCGTAATAGTATGCCTGACCTTGCAACCCTaccacttggaaagctgaggcaggagagttgatTCATTGCCAGCCCGTGTGAGcgagaggagatggagaggaaggcagaagtTGCCGGTCAGGGCAGGGGCAGATGGTGGAGCTGGTAGGGCTTCTGGAAGAGGTTTAAGATAAGGTGTGAGGGAGGAGGGCGGTAAGATGAAGAGGAAATGGGCAGGTTCTGACAATGAAGGAGCAGAAGCCCTGAGCTAGCCTTGCCAGGTGCAAGTCCAAGGTTTCCTCCACTCCTAGAAACAGACCCTCAGTGAGGAACTCTGACCTTCAGTGCCCCCCTTTAGGTGCCCTCTCCCCCGTTTCTGCCTTCTTCAGGAAGTCAAAGGACTGGAAGCCCAGATTGCCAGTTCTGGATTAACCGTGGAAGTGGATGCCCCCAAATCTCAGGACCTCAGCAAGATCATGGCTGATATCCGGGCCCAGTATGAGGAGCTGGCTCAGAAGAACCGTGAGGAACTAGACAAGTACTGGTCCCAGCAGGTATGCAAGAGGAAAGGCTGGTTGCCAGGGTGTGAGGGGGAGGCTGCCAAGGAAGGCAGGTCTTGACTGACCCTCCCCGGGGACCCTGCAGATTGAGGAGAGCACCACAGTGGTCACTACCCAGTCTGCGGAAATCAGAGATGCTGAGACCACACTCACAGACCTGAGGCGCACCTTCCAGGCCTTGGAGATTGACCTAGATGCCATGAAAAATCAGGTGAGAGTCTCCCAGTCACCTTCTGAAGTTCCTCTGGACCCAGACCTCTGACACTTGGCCTCGGCCCCACTGTCTTGCCCCCAATCCTTCTCCCCACTAAGATGAATCACTTCTCTGTGCATCCCATTTCCTCCTGCACTGGAACCTAGTATTGACAGACAAGTGGTCCTGATGGCCCTGTCGGAAGGAAAGGCTGAGCGAGCTAGCACTTAGGACTCATCCTCATATCTTTCTTTGCCCTGCAGAAGATCAGCTTGGAGAACAGCCTTAGGGATGTGGAGGCCCGATACAACATGCAGATGGAGCAGCTCAATGGCGTCCTTCTGCACCTGGAGTCAGAGCTGGCACAAACCCGGGCAGAGGGGCAGCGCCAGACCCAGGAATACGAAGCCCTGTTGAACATCAAGGTCAAGCTTGAGTCTGAGATAGCCACCTACCGCCGCTTGCTGGAAGATGGCGAAGACTTCAGGTGAGTGGGATTTTCCTAGCCTCACACAAGTGAGGGTCTTTTCTCCACTTCCGGAACTCTGGGAAGTCCCAAGGTTTGTCTGTTTATTGGTAACTCCTGAGCAGTGGCTTCAGGACAGTGAAGGTACTGTCTCGTGAGAAAGAGTGACTAAGTATTGCCCCTAGCTGTGTTTGGGATCATTCAGCCTTGAGTTTCCCTTTTCTGGAAGAAATGGCTGGGGAGAGTTTGGAAGTAAAGACACGGATCAGTGAAAACTTCTGAATTTCCAGTCTCCTTTCTACTCTGTGGGGCTGCTTATAACTAAGGCTTCATCATCTGTTACAGTCTCAGCGATGCCCTGGACTCCAGTAACTCCATGCAAACCGTCCAGAGGACAACCACCCGCAAGGTCGTGGATGGCAAAGTGGTGTCCGAGACCAATGATACCAGGGTTCTGAGGCACTAAGGCTGAGAAGGAAGCTACCCCCCAATGACACCAGGGTTCTGAGGCACTAAGGCTGAGAAGGAAGCTACCCCCCAATGACACCAGGGTTCTGAGGCACTAAGGCTGAGAAGGAAGCTACCCCTGGGGACCAAGGAACCAATAAAAGTTTGTGTCTTCCTTGGCAGTCTTCCTGCTTGTGCACATGATGTTGAGTCTACCACCCCATCTTGGGTCAGACAGATGTCTCTTGACCTAAGGGGTTTCACATGGATGGGGCAGTGGTCGAGGAAGAGTCTGGGTGCTTAAAATACCTAAAAGATGATGAAGGGGGAGATAGGACTGTCCTAGGCACAGGCGAAAGCATAATAAAACTGGTATCTCCTGTTCAAGAGACCTGGTggagaagtcaggcatggtgtgtACATGTGATCTTGATTcatgttcaagaccagtctgggctatatcACAAATTCCAGGGCAGCCTACGTCATGTGCCAGTGTCCCacgaaaacaaaagcaacagctgggtgtggtggtgcgtgTCTGACATCCCATAGCTCGGTAGTGGCAAGAACTCAGTGTCATCATCTGCTACAGAGCAAATCTGAAGCCAACCTTGGTTATGTGAGACCTTGGGAAGAGCTTGGGAAACCCAAGcatggtgacagaggcaggagcatcatgagttcaaagccaacctgagatATTTCCACTCTCtctggggaaaagagagagagagagagagagagagagagagagagagagagagagagagagagagagagagagaaacaacttATGCTTGTAAGACCCCAACAGAGTCCAGAGAAAACCGGCCCTTCCCTGCTCTGCCACTCTTTGCCCAAAGCCCAGAGCTTCCCGCCCAAAGATCCTAAACCCCATCCCACACTCATTACCCATGATCCCCTAGGCCCTGCTCAGTCACTCAGTGGAGTCATGCTCTTCTGAGAATGGCGGTATGGCCAGAAGTGAGGAGACGTGATTACAGAATAATGAAGCCAAAATGTACATGGGGGTCCTAGCTAGGCAAGTAGACACTGTGCAGGACCTGGGGATCTTATGGCACCATTGTATTGGAACTATATGACCAAGGATGGAAGCACCACACGTCTAAAATAatctggccaggtgtggtggtgcacacctataaccccagcactcaggaggccgggcaggtgaatctgtgagtctgaggccagcctggtctacacagccagtTCACAACAACCAATGCTATATAGAGcagccctgtctcaaataataataaaataaaataaataccaatCTGTTTTGATTGGGGGGACAATGTATATTTCTTAGTTTAAAAAATTGTGGAAGTTAACATATAGtccaaaaggaaagaggaaaataaaattggaaacacCACAGCTCTACACTCAGTTAACTTCCCACAGTTAAATACTTCTTTAGGAAAAGCAAATACAAATATTCATCTTTCTTTATAAATGCAGGTTATACAAAATTCTGCACTATAAGTGCTTCAATTCTGCATTCTTCGTTTAACAATGTGTCttggaggggggagagggaagatgggagctatgtgtggtggctcaggtctgtaatcccaacgCTCTGGAGGCTAAAGTAGGAAGAGAACCCTGAGATTTAGAGCAGCCTGGTTACAAAGTAAGGCCTTGTCTCACGCTACAGCTACAGTGTGGAGTACGAAGTTACTCAACCCAGATATCGGAGTTGCTAGAGATGTCATGGTCTCCAAAGCTTTGTTTTAACAAAGGCTGCAGTTAATGTCCATGTGTACGTCTGTGCTCCATGAGCATTTCTGTGCATTAATAAAAACGGCACCTTATAAACACAACCGAAAGACTTCCTTGGACTAGGCCCTGTGCTAGGCTTCAGGATATACATGGTGAATAAAATTTCTGTTAGTACCCATACAAAGGTGACTTCTTAGGATACAATGGACAGAACCCTTATCGCTGTGGAAATTACATTATGGTGATGGGAAAGCACAAAAGCCAATAAAGACGATAAGAAGCCTAggtacgggctggagagatggctcagaggttaagagcactgactgctgttccagagttcctgagttcaattcccagcaaccacatg
This window contains:
- the Krt18 gene encoding keratin, type I cytoskeletal 18; the protein is MSFTTRSTTFSTNYRSLGSVRTPSQRVRPASSAASVYAGAGGSGSRISVARSSSVWGGSVGSAGLVGMGGIQTEKETMQDLNDRLASYLDRVKSLETENRRLESKIREHLEKKGSQGARDWGHYFKTIEDLRAQIFGNSVDNARIVLQIDNARLAADDFRVKYETELTMRQSVESDIHGLRKVVDDTNITRLQLETEIEALKEELLFMKKNHEEEVKGLEAQIASSGLTVEVDAPKSQDLSKIMADIRAQYEELAQKNREELDKYWSQQIEESTTVVTTQSAEIRDAETTLTDLRRTFQALEIDLDAMKNQKISLENSLRDVEARYNMQMEQLNGVLLHLESELAQTRAEGQRQTQEYEALLNIKVKLESEIATYRRLLEDGEDFSLSDALDSSNSMQTVQRTTTRKVVDGKVVSETNDTRVLRH